In Cicer arietinum cultivar CDC Frontier isolate Library 1 chromosome 1, Cicar.CDCFrontier_v2.0, whole genome shotgun sequence, one DNA window encodes the following:
- the LOC101489129 gene encoding histone deacetylase HDT1, with amino-acid sequence MEFWGAEVKVGETVKVDPSEFEACIHLSQAALGETKKDKPSDPVVLFLKVGDKKLVLGTLIKDKIPQTSLELVLDKDFELSHNSKSASVHFCGYKAYYPGEDSDEDDFTDSEDDIPLANEENGKLETKVEGLKVSAAKNAVPVKSGGPAKQVKVVDPKKDEDSDEDEEIASSDEEMDDADSDDDEEDDSDEDAEEETPVKKVDQGKKRPNESASKTPVSNKKSKNATPEKTDGKKSGHAATPHPKKGAKTPNSESKSPKSGGHLSCKSCSKTFNSETGLLQHSKAKHGGQ; translated from the exons ATGGAATTCTGGG GTGCTGAAGTTAAGGTGGGTGAAACTGTTAAGGTTGACCCAAGTGAATTTGAGGCATGCATTCACCTTTCTCAG GCTGCACTCGGAGAGACAAAGAAAGACAAACCTAGTGATCCTGTCGTTCTTTTCTTGAAAGTTGGTGATAAAAAGCTTGTTTTGGGAACCCTAATCAAGGATAAAATTCCCCAGACATCCCTTGAATTGGTCTTGGACAAAGATTTTGAGCTTTCTCACAATTCAAAATCGGCTAGTGTCCATTTCTGCGGATACAAAGCATATTATCCCGGTGAAGA TAGTGATGAAGATGACTTTACTG ATAGTGAAGATGATATTCCCTTGGCTAATGAAGAGAATG GTAAACTCGAAACAAAAGTTGAAGGTTTAAAGGTATCTGCAGCCAAAAATGCTGTACCAGTTAAGAGCGGTGGACCTGCAAAACAAGTAAAGGTTGTTGATCCAAAGAAAGACGAAGATTCTGATGAAGATGAGGAAATTGCAAGCTCTGATGAAGAG ATGGATGATGCTGATAGCGATGATGATGAGGAGGATGACAGTGATGAAGATGCTGAGGAAGAGACTCCTGTGAAGAAG GTGGACCAAGGAAAGAAGAGGCCCAACGAATCTGCTTCAAAAACTCCGGTTTCTAATAAGAAATCAAAAAATGCCACCCCTGAAAAGACTG ATGGCAAGAAATCTGGACATGCTGCTACTCCTCACCCTAAGAAAGGTGCAAAGACTCCCAACAGTGAATCTAAGTCTCCCAAGTCTGGAGGACATCTCTCTTGCAAAAGCTGCAGCAA gacTTTCAACTCCGAAACTGGACTCCTACAACACAGTAAGGCTAAGCATGGTGGTCAGTGA
- the LOC101488804 gene encoding uncharacterized protein At4g22758-like — translation MPSPKNQRNHQIENQRKGRLGEKSSSFHGNNAMSTATIRRPKTVPDLLSYRSNAASALEGFPRQLPKLLLKVTVLGSLGPVQMLMKPESTVGDLVEAVVRQYVKEGRRPILPSKFASDFDLHYSQFSLESLHREEKVAKLGSRNFFLCPRNTTPAAEGISGTRKDGEVTTSFASCAKEVDKVRESLGCGGGGGGFGWFKLMQFML, via the exons ATGCCAAGTCCTAAGAACCAACGGAATCACCAGATCGAGAATCAACGGAAGGGAAGGTTGGGTGAAAAATCATCATCTTTTCACGGAAATAACGCCATGTCTACCGCCACAATTCGCCGTCCGAAAACCGTTCCTGACTTATTATCTTACCGGAGCAACGCCGCATCGGCGTTAGAAGGTTTTCCTAGACAACTGCCGAAGTTGCTTCTGAAGGTGACGGTTCTAGGTAGCCTTGGTCCTGTTCAGATGTTGATGAAGCCGGAATCAACCGTCGGCGATCTGGTGGAGGCAGTGGTGCGGCAGTATGTTAAGGAAGGTCGCCGTCCGATCCTGCCTTCAAAATTTGCCTCCGATTTCGATCTTCACTATTCACAATTTAGCTTAGAAA GTTTGCATAGAGAGGAGAAAGTAGCGAAACTTGGATCTAGAAACTTCTTTCTGTGTCCGAGAAATACTACCCCTGCAGCGGAGGGTATTTCTGGAACTAGAAAAGATGGTGAAGTAACGACGTCGTTTGCTTCGTGTGCTAAAGAGGTTGATAAAGTGCGCGAAAGTTTAGgttgtggtggtggtggaggtgGTTTTGGTTGGTTCAAgcttatgcaattcatgttgtga
- the LOC101498107 gene encoding uncharacterized protein, which produces MEEGGSSTIGNNVKQEKISSSSTDHHHQKNQIKEESEDDEESSSTGTGSDYDSSQSPLNSSIDILSPFSKHLSKRKEGPQISADNSPKSTKRKERHPGSGSTQKTAADLGEDCIGEAGRRFTSHILNLKAGEDVAENILNLSRACKRQSVIILSASGTVSNVTLRVPDGGDASFTYQGIFHLLSLSGSYIFTTKPARGHRRRKEMLFSILMSDINGKVFGGSIANSLIAAGPLQVVVGTFKQEGYKEPRENKKSNESSPVVAAPPQKMFGGNSNSEKVIPGEDSKIFVEGHTNCPSPTSGFLPTTHDHQAAANNDQASNDQAATHDDQASNSQAATHADQAANNKTAIHDDQAAANNQTATHDDEAANNLDNNSIYVDGTNETV; this is translated from the exons ATGGAAGAGGGAGGAAGCAGTACCATTGGTAACAATGTAAAGCAAGAAAAGATCAGTTCAAGTAGTACTGATCATCATCATCAGAAGAATCAGATAAAGGAAGAATCAGAGGATGATGAAGAAAGCAGTAGCACTGGTACTGGTTCTGATTACGACAGTTCTCAATCACCATTGAATTCTTCAATTGACATATTGTCACCATTCTCAAAACATCTAAGCAAGAGAAAAGAAGGTCCTCAAATTTCTGCTGATAATTCTCCAAAGAGCACTAAAAGAAAAGAACGCCATCCTGGTTCCGGATCCACTCAAAAAACCGCTGCTGACCTCG GTGAGGATTGTATTGGAGAAGCTGGACGAAGATTTACATCTCATATCTTAAATTTGAAGGCTGGGGAG GATGTGGCGGAGAATATATTAAATCTTTCTAGGGCATGTAAACGTCAATCTGTTATCATACTTTCTGCAAGCGGTACTGTATCTAACGTTACCCTTCGTGTCCCAGATGGCGGTGATGCTTCTTTCACATACCAG GGAATTTTTCATTTACTTTCTTTATCTGGATCATATATTTTTACCACCAAACCAGCTAGAGGTCACCGTCGTCGCAAAGAGATGTTATTTTCCATTTTAATGTCTGATATTAATGGAAAGGTTTTTGGAGGTAGTATCGCGAATTCCCTCATTGCGGCCGGCCCCCTTCAA GTTGTTGTAGGCACTTTCAAGCAAGAAGGCTATAAGGAACCGAgggaaaacaaaaaatcaaatgaatCATCTCCTGTTGTTGCTGCTCCGCCACAAAAAATGTTTGGTGGTAATTCAAATTCAGAAAAAGTTATCCCTGGAGAAGATTCCAAAATATTTGTAGAAGGACATACTAATTGCCCTTCACCAACATCTGGATTTTTGCCAACTACTCATGATCATCAAGCTGCTGCAAATAATGATCAAGCTTCAAACGATCAAGCTGCAACCCATGATGATCAAGCTTCAAACAGTCAAGCTGCAACTCATGCTGATCAAGCTGCAAACAATAAAACTGCAATTCACGATGATCAAGCTGCTGCAAATAATCAAACTGCAACTCATGATGATGAAGCTGCAAATAATTTGGATAATAACTCTATTTATGTGGATGGCACAAATGAAACTGTATAG
- the LOC101489462 gene encoding splicing factor U2af small subunit B-like, producing the protein MAEHLASIFGTEKDRVNCPFYFKIGACRHGDRCSRLHTKPSISPTILLSNMYQRPDMITPGVDVNGLPIDPRKIQDHFEEFYEDLFEELSKYGDIESLNVCDNLADHMVGNVYVQFREEEHAANAVRNLTGRFYAGRPIIVDFSPVTDFREATCRQYEENTCNRGGYCNFMHLKRISRDLRRQLFGRHHERHSRSRSRSPYRHRSYEERSHRSKHDDRDRDRDYHRDSHSRRRKTSSPGRRRGRSPSRSRSPVRRRNHSPIRDGSEERRARIEQWNREREEKEPASKVNAEEPNNGNNASAYHEDQQQEQQQQPPQDGY; encoded by the exons ATGGCGGAACATTTAGCTTCAATTTTCGGCACTGAGAAAGACAGAGTGAATTGTCCGTTCTACTTTAAGATCGGAGCATGCAGACATGGCGATCGATGCTCGAGGCTCCACACGAAGCCGAGTATAAGCCCTACGATCCTTCTCTCCAACATGTATCAGCGTCCTGATATGATTACCCCCGGTGTTGATGTTAATGGCTTACCAATTGATCCTCGTAAGATTCAGGATCATTTTGAAGAGTTTTATGAagatttatttgaagaattatcGAAGTATGGTGATATTGAAAGTCTTAATGTTTGTGATAATCTTGCTGATCATATG gtTGGTAATGTGTATGTTCAGTTCAGAGAGGAAGAACATGCTGCTAATGCTGTTAGGAATCTCACTGGAAGATTTTACGCTG GTCGGCCGATTATTGTTGATTTTTCTCCGGTGACAGACTTCCGCGAGGCTACTTGCAGGCAGTATGAGGAGAATACTTGCAACCGCGGTGGTTATTGTAACTTCATGCACTTGAAAAGAATTAGCAG GGATTTGAGGCGTCAGTTGTTTGGGAGGCACCATGAAAGGCACAGTAGGAGCAGGAGTAGGAGTCCTTACAGGCATCGAAGCTACGAGGAGCGGTCTCACCGCAGTAAGCATGATGACAGAGACAGAGACAGGGACTATCATCGTGACAGTCATAGCAGGAGACGCAAGACCTCAAGTCCTGGACGGAGGAGGGGAAGGAGTCCCAGTCGAAGTCGAAGTCCTGTTCGAAGGAGGAATCACAGTCCGATCAGGGATGGCAGTGAGGAGAGACGAGCCAGAATTGAACAGTGGAACAGGGAGAGGGAGGAGAAAGAACCTGCAAGTAAGGTTAATGCAGAAGAACCCAATAATGGCAATAATGCTAGCGCATATCATGAGGACCAGCAGCAAGAGCAGCAACAGCAACCTCCTCAGGACGGATATTGA